In one window of Prevotella fusca JCM 17724 DNA:
- a CDS encoding RagB/SusD family nutrient uptake outer membrane protein — MNKIFSTIILAALGTSMLTSCIEEVEPQSGTASLDQVAKAPGAFNNMVSALTTNISGKRTYSPNNDRVWDFGYTSFFLTRDIEGQDIVPAGNNHFSTWYNNVKYLSAGYAVTQFPWTCYYKWITDCNNVIKSAGASGYKEPEAGKMTGAGIAYTMRAMFYLDLVRMYAAKPYVVDANALTTIKADESRTLQEATHSERMTWGEAFDFILKDLDTAEKYLANYKRADKYTPDVSVVYGLKARTYLEKQDWANAEKYAKLAQQGYTMMSEAQYLSRDNGFNIPNSSWMFATQFLPTDPNIKGNDGDDSWGSVMIMEGGFDGGYASSYGGVMVIDRHLYSTIPATDFRRKCWVDFTLDGMTQEDAVNELKNYSNYPERVYKSGKENAKYGLGGLSLKFRNVAGKADVKYDAWCVSVPLMRIEEMKLIEAEAAGMQDEARGKVLLEAFAKTRDPQYTYGTHTDAYYNNSTSLFQNEVWWQRRVELWGEGFATFDIKRLNKGIIRSYAGTNHLENARWNTQELPNWMVWTFVGTEADNNGGMTQNPNPVQPDTDSDPYPF; from the coding sequence ATGAATAAAATATTTTCAACAATCATTCTGGCAGCTTTAGGTACTTCGATGCTTACAAGTTGTATCGAGGAGGTTGAACCGCAGAGTGGTACAGCCTCACTGGACCAAGTCGCGAAAGCACCTGGTGCCTTTAATAATATGGTTAGTGCGCTGACAACAAATATCAGTGGTAAGAGAACATACTCTCCAAATAATGATAGAGTATGGGATTTTGGTTATACATCGTTCTTCCTTACACGTGACATTGAGGGGCAGGATATTGTCCCAGCAGGTAATAATCATTTTTCAACTTGGTATAACAATGTCAAGTATCTTTCTGCAGGTTATGCGGTTACTCAGTTCCCGTGGACTTGCTACTATAAGTGGATTACTGATTGTAACAACGTTATCAAGAGTGCCGGTGCTTCAGGCTACAAGGAGCCTGAGGCTGGAAAGATGACGGGTGCAGGTATCGCTTATACAATGCGTGCCATGTTCTATCTGGACTTGGTTCGTATGTATGCAGCAAAGCCTTATGTTGTGGATGCAAATGCGCTCACAACCATTAAGGCTGATGAATCACGTACATTACAGGAGGCTACTCATAGTGAGCGTATGACTTGGGGTGAGGCTTTTGACTTTATCTTGAAGGATCTTGATACTGCCGAGAAGTATCTTGCTAATTATAAGAGAGCGGATAAGTACACTCCTGATGTAAGTGTAGTTTATGGACTCAAGGCACGTACTTATCTCGAGAAGCAGGACTGGGCAAATGCCGAGAAGTATGCTAAGTTGGCGCAGCAAGGTTATACGATGATGAGCGAAGCACAGTATCTGAGCCGTGATAATGGTTTCAATATACCTAACAGCTCATGGATGTTTGCTACACAGTTCCTTCCTACTGATCCGAACATTAAGGGAAATGACGGTGATGACTCTTGGGGCTCTGTAATGATTATGGAGGGTGGATTTGATGGTGGTTATGCTTCTTCTTATGGTGGTGTGATGGTTATTGACCGGCATCTTTATTCTACTATTCCCGCAACTGACTTCCGTCGCAAGTGTTGGGTTGACTTTACTCTTGATGGCATGACCCAGGAAGATGCTGTCAATGAATTGAAGAATTACTCTAATTATCCTGAACGTGTTTATAAGTCAGGTAAGGAAAATGCGAAGTATGGTCTTGGTGGTTTGTCATTGAAGTTCCGTAATGTTGCAGGTAAGGCTGATGTTAAATATGATGCTTGGTGTGTGTCAGTTCCTTTGATGCGTATTGAGGAGATGAAACTTATAGAGGCTGAGGCTGCTGGTATGCAGGACGAGGCTCGTGGAAAAGTGTTGTTGGAGGCATTCGCTAAGACGCGTGACCCACAGTATACCTATGGAACGCATACCGATGCTTATTATAATAACAGTACTTCTCTTTTCCAGAATGAGGTTTGGTGGCAGCGTCGTGTGGAACTCTGGGGTGAAGGCTTCGCTACTTTCGATATCAAGCGTCTCAACAAGGGTATCATTCGTAGTTATGCTGGTACTAATCATTTGGAGAATGCACGTTGGAATACTCAGGAACTACCTAACTGGATGGTATGGACATTCGTAGGTACAGAGGCTGATAATAATGGTGGTATGACACAGAACCCTAACCCTGTTCAGCCAGATACTGACTCTGATCCATATCCATTCTAA
- a CDS encoding SusC/RagA family TonB-linked outer membrane protein encodes MEKRLMMFLVGLFLSLGTALAQTEISGTVISSEDGLPVVGASILVVGTQTGTATDIDGHFSMSAKAGSKITVSYIGMKTQTLTAKANMKITLDPDGKVMDEVMVVAFGTQTKASFAGSAAVVNSGDLKKKITTNVADALVGSVPGLQMTGGSGAPGAGNADIHIRGIASLYASTDPLIIVDGAPYPASLSNIPQDDIESVTVLKDASSAALYGARGAAGVILITTKKGKGKANINVETKWGVTSRSIQDYDVFKDPGEFMEAYYSQFYNYAFYKQGMSHEQANKWANDNLIENPSFGLQYNPYTLPAGENLIGLDGKLNPKATLGRAYEYNGTKYYIQPDNWKDEAYRKGFRHEYNVNVSGGDSKMSYYSSVGYMKEEGVLENSGFERFTARLKADYQATDWLHLLANAGYVHSDRESNPNLSNTKTDAGNLGYFTQYISPIYPLYVRTLDANGNPVIATDSYGHPKYDFGVPATNFPGIGARPFLNTGNPLGANRYNKQNTILDQLQGQLNFDITFAPWLKFNSTNSITLLLTRFSFYENPFIGAAAADKGRITKDAGVSYRWNYVQTLNAHKAFGLHDVQLMLGHEWYKSNYNYLDALARGGFSPDIKEINAFADRYDSHSYRTIYNVEGYFANLLYNYDQKYFGQASYRRDASSRFAKHNRWGDFWSLGGAWIVSKEKFFQSLNAKWVDNLKFKVSVGQQGNDGIPDFNYIDRYRLVRGEKAMLPSFSSIGNPDITWETTTNFNLGLEFALFQSRLNGEFNFYTKKTTDMLFWLGVPESVGVRGYYGNLGDIRNTGVEFTIGGDIIRTKNIIWNVSANISHNRAKALKLDPTKTAQYGGFAQADVSAGFNIPMWYAEGKSLYNGMMADYAGVNEKGQPLYWVDEDIYRDFKAGKLSNSSKPGSKHSFTTTDWSEATNYTHEMLPVANGGFTTTLRVYDFDFNATFDYQLGGQIYDFGYAGLMGNVRTKGDGSNLSKDVLKAWTPNNTSSDIPRFMYTDPDLTAQSTRFLTSAKYLNFQSFTVGYSVPTKLARKLMLSKIRLYIQGQNLCFWSARKGLDPRFSFQGTSHSGVNSYAPVRTVMGGLQLSF; translated from the coding sequence ATGGAAAAAAGACTAATGATGTTTTTAGTCGGGCTCTTCCTAAGTTTAGGAACAGCACTGGCGCAAACAGAGATTAGCGGAACTGTAATCTCCTCGGAAGATGGGCTGCCTGTTGTTGGTGCATCCATCCTCGTGGTAGGTACACAGACAGGTACAGCAACTGACATAGACGGACATTTCTCTATGTCTGCAAAGGCTGGGTCTAAAATTACGGTTTCCTACATTGGTATGAAAACACAGACGTTGACAGCTAAGGCGAACATGAAGATTACACTTGATCCAGACGGTAAGGTAATGGATGAGGTGATGGTTGTTGCCTTCGGTACACAGACAAAGGCTTCTTTTGCAGGTTCTGCTGCTGTTGTAAACTCTGGCGATTTGAAAAAGAAGATTACTACCAATGTGGCTGATGCTCTTGTAGGATCGGTTCCTGGCTTGCAGATGACTGGTGGATCTGGTGCCCCAGGTGCTGGTAACGCTGACATCCATATCCGCGGTATCGCTTCCCTCTATGCTTCAACCGATCCGTTGATTATCGTTGACGGTGCTCCTTACCCGGCTTCTTTGAGTAATATCCCACAGGATGATATCGAAAGTGTTACAGTTTTGAAGGATGCTTCTTCAGCTGCACTTTATGGTGCACGTGGTGCTGCCGGTGTTATCCTTATCACAACAAAGAAAGGAAAAGGAAAAGCAAATATCAATGTTGAGACAAAGTGGGGTGTCACCAGCCGTAGTATTCAGGATTATGATGTGTTCAAGGATCCAGGTGAGTTCATGGAGGCTTACTATTCTCAGTTCTACAATTATGCTTTCTACAAGCAGGGCATGTCTCATGAACAGGCTAATAAATGGGCTAATGATAACCTGATAGAGAATCCGAGCTTTGGCTTGCAGTATAATCCATATACGCTTCCTGCTGGTGAAAATCTTATAGGACTTGATGGTAAACTCAATCCAAAGGCTACCCTCGGTCGTGCTTATGAGTATAATGGTACAAAGTATTACATTCAGCCTGACAACTGGAAAGATGAGGCTTATCGTAAGGGATTCCGTCATGAGTATAATGTTAATGTGAGTGGTGGTGATTCTAAGATGAGCTACTATTCAAGTGTTGGTTATATGAAGGAGGAGGGTGTGCTTGAGAATTCTGGATTTGAGCGCTTTACTGCTCGTCTGAAGGCAGACTATCAAGCTACTGACTGGTTGCATCTTCTTGCAAATGCTGGATACGTTCACTCTGATCGTGAGTCAAATCCTAACTTGAGCAATACAAAAACTGACGCAGGTAATCTTGGTTATTTTACGCAGTATATATCTCCTATTTATCCACTCTATGTTCGTACACTGGATGCTAATGGAAATCCTGTAATTGCTACGGATAGTTATGGTCATCCGAAGTATGACTTCGGTGTGCCGGCTACAAACTTCCCTGGTATCGGAGCCCGTCCTTTCCTCAATACGGGTAACCCACTTGGAGCAAACAGGTATAATAAGCAGAATACGATTCTTGACCAGTTGCAGGGACAGCTCAATTTCGATATTACGTTTGCTCCGTGGTTGAAGTTCAACTCAACCAACTCAATTACCCTTCTCTTGACACGCTTCTCTTTCTATGAGAATCCTTTCATCGGTGCAGCAGCTGCCGATAAGGGACGTATTACCAAGGATGCTGGTGTAAGTTATCGTTGGAACTATGTTCAGACATTGAATGCACATAAGGCTTTCGGCTTGCATGATGTTCAGTTGATGCTGGGACATGAGTGGTATAAGTCTAATTATAACTATCTGGATGCTTTGGCTCGTGGTGGCTTCTCACCTGATATCAAGGAAATCAATGCATTTGCAGATCGTTATGATAGTCATTCTTATCGTACAATTTATAATGTAGAAGGTTACTTCGCTAACCTGCTCTACAACTATGACCAGAAGTATTTTGGGCAGGCTTCTTATCGTCGTGATGCTTCCAGCCGATTTGCAAAGCATAATCGCTGGGGTGACTTCTGGAGTCTCGGTGGCGCATGGATTGTCAGCAAGGAAAAATTCTTCCAGAGCCTGAATGCTAAGTGGGTTGATAACTTGAAGTTTAAGGTATCTGTTGGTCAGCAGGGTAATGATGGTATTCCTGATTTCAATTATATTGACCGTTATAGGTTGGTACGTGGTGAGAAGGCTATGTTGCCTTCATTCTCTTCCATTGGTAATCCTGATATTACCTGGGAGACAACAACCAACTTCAACCTCGGTCTTGAATTTGCACTCTTCCAGAGTCGCTTGAACGGTGAATTCAACTTCTATACAAAGAAGACAACAGATATGCTCTTCTGGCTGGGAGTTCCTGAGAGTGTCGGTGTACGTGGTTATTATGGTAACCTTGGTGATATTCGCAATACTGGTGTCGAGTTTACAATTGGCGGTGATATTATCCGTACGAAGAATATTATTTGGAATGTATCGGCAAACATTTCTCACAACCGTGCAAAGGCTTTGAAACTTGATCCAACCAAGACTGCTCAGTATGGTGGTTTCGCACAGGCAGATGTTAGTGCTGGATTCAACATTCCAATGTGGTATGCTGAGGGTAAATCGCTTTATAATGGTATGATGGCTGATTACGCTGGTGTGAATGAGAAGGGACAGCCTCTCTATTGGGTAGATGAGGATATCTATAGGGATTTCAAGGCTGGTAAGTTGTCAAATAGTAGTAAGCCTGGTTCTAAGCACTCTTTTACAACAACTGACTGGAGTGAGGCTACGAACTATACTCACGAGATGTTACCAGTAGCCAATGGTGGTTTCACAACTACATTGAGAGTTTATGACTTCGACTTTAATGCTACGTTTGATTATCAACTTGGTGGTCAGATCTATGACTTTGGATATGCAGGATTGATGGGTAATGTCAGAACAAAGGGTGACGGTTCTAACCTGTCTAAGGATGTACTGAAGGCTTGGACACCGAACAATACTTCCAGTGATATTCCACGCTTTATGTACACTGACCCAGACTTGACAGCACAGTCAACTCGCTTCCTTACAAGTGCAAAGTATCTTAACTTCCAGTCATTTACTGTTGGTTATAGTGTTCCGACAAAACTGGCTCGTAAGCTGATGTTGAGCAAGATTCGTCTTTATATTCAGGGACAGAACCTGTGCTTCTGGTCTGCTCGCAAGGGACTTGATCCTCGATTCAGCTTCCAGGGTACATCTCATTCAGGTGTTAACTCTTATGCACCTGTACGCACAGTTATGGGTGGTTTGCAGTTGTCATTCTAA
- a CDS encoding ribonuclease HII → MLKSHYYEGLVEAGCDEAGRGCLAGSVYAAAVILPPDYQNELLNDSKKLTAKKRYTLRATIEHDAVAWAVGIVTPEEIDKINILNASFLAMHRALDQLEVRPEAVIVDGNRFKPYRDLPSTTIVKGDGKYLSIAAASILAKTYRDDYMISLAEEYPQYDWQSNMGYPTEKHRLAIREHGITPYHRKSYNLLGDGQLSFDF, encoded by the coding sequence ATGTTGAAAAGCCATTATTACGAAGGTCTTGTAGAGGCTGGTTGTGATGAAGCGGGCAGGGGATGCCTTGCTGGAAGTGTCTATGCTGCAGCTGTTATCCTGCCTCCCGACTATCAGAACGAACTGTTGAATGATTCCAAGAAGCTGACTGCCAAGAAACGTTATACTCTCCGTGCGACGATTGAGCATGACGCTGTGGCATGGGCGGTAGGGATTGTCACGCCCGAGGAAATTGACAAGATAAACATTCTCAATGCTTCCTTTCTTGCCATGCACCGTGCTTTGGATCAGCTTGAGGTGCGCCCGGAAGCGGTCATCGTTGACGGAAACCGTTTCAAGCCTTATCGTGACCTGCCTTCAACGACGATTGTCAAGGGTGACGGGAAGTACCTTTCCATCGCTGCGGCATCCATCCTTGCCAAGACTTACCGTGATGATTACATGATTTCACTGGCAGAGGAATATCCGCAGTACGACTGGCAGTCGAACATGGGTTATCCGACGGAGAAACACCGTTTGGCAATCCGTGAGCATGGCATCACACCTTATCATCGCAAGAGCTACAATCTCTTAGGTGACGGACAGTTGTCTTTCGACTTCTGA
- a CDS encoding aminotransferase class V-fold PLP-dependent enzyme produces MYNISKVRDSFPILSRTVYGKPLVYLDNGATTQKPLCVLDAMREEYLNVNANVHRGVHWMSQQATDMHEAARETVRKFINARATTEIVFTRGTTESLNLIASSFAEGCMRKGDEVIVSTMEHHSNIVPWQLQEQRKGIVLKVIPMTDEGELQLEEYEKLFTERTKIVSVTQVSNVLGTVNPVKEMIRIAHEHGVPVMVDGAQSVPHFAVDVQELGCDFLAFSGHKIYGPTGIGVLYGKEEWLDRLPPYQGGGEMIERVSFERTTFERPPLKFEAGTPDYVATHGLATALNYVSSLGMDNILAHEKDLTRYALQQLREIEGMHIYGHSSDSGDAVISFNVGDIHHMDLGTLLDQLGIAVRTGHHCAQPLMNRLGILGTVRASFGLYNTREEVDALVAGIRRVAMMF; encoded by the coding sequence ATGTACAATATTTCCAAAGTCCGGGACTCCTTCCCGATTCTCTCTCGTACCGTCTATGGCAAGCCGTTGGTTTACCTTGACAATGGTGCTACCACGCAGAAACCTCTCTGTGTGCTGGATGCCATGCGGGAAGAATACCTCAATGTAAATGCCAATGTGCATCGTGGTGTGCATTGGATGTCGCAACAGGCAACCGACATGCATGAAGCTGCACGTGAGACGGTACGGAAGTTCATCAACGCCCGTGCAACAACAGAGATAGTCTTTACCCGTGGTACGACTGAGAGCTTGAATCTCATTGCTTCCAGCTTTGCTGAAGGCTGCATGCGGAAAGGAGATGAGGTGATTGTTTCTACGATGGAGCATCATTCCAACATAGTTCCCTGGCAATTGCAGGAACAGCGAAAGGGAATTGTGTTGAAGGTCATTCCTATGACAGATGAGGGCGAACTCCAACTGGAAGAGTATGAAAAACTCTTCACGGAGCGCACGAAGATTGTCAGCGTGACGCAGGTGAGCAACGTCCTCGGAACTGTCAATCCCGTAAAGGAGATGATTCGCATTGCTCACGAACATGGCGTGCCGGTCATGGTGGATGGTGCACAGAGCGTTCCTCATTTTGCAGTTGACGTGCAGGAGCTGGGTTGTGATTTCCTCGCTTTCAGTGGTCATAAGATCTATGGTCCTACTGGCATTGGCGTCCTTTACGGCAAGGAAGAATGGCTTGACAGGCTTCCTCCGTATCAGGGGGGCGGTGAAATGATAGAACGTGTCAGCTTTGAAAGGACAACCTTCGAGCGTCCTCCATTGAAGTTCGAGGCAGGTACGCCCGATTATGTTGCTACACACGGACTTGCCACAGCCCTCAACTATGTGTCTTCCTTGGGTATGGATAATATCCTTGCACACGAAAAGGACCTCACACGCTATGCTCTTCAGCAGCTTCGTGAGATTGAGGGTATGCACATATATGGGCACAGCAGCGACAGCGGTGATGCCGTTATCAGTTTCAATGTCGGTGATATTCACCACATGGATCTCGGAACTCTGCTTGACCAGTTAGGTATAGCCGTGAGGACAGGTCATCATTGCGCCCAACCTTTGATGAACCGTCTCGGCATCCTTGGCACCGTTCGTGCCTCCTTCGGGCTCTATAATACCCGTGAGGAAGTTGATGCCCTGGTGGCAGGTATCAGACGGGTAGCGATGATGTTTTAA